Proteins encoded together in one Phyllostomus discolor isolate MPI-MPIP mPhyDis1 chromosome 6, mPhyDis1.pri.v3, whole genome shotgun sequence window:
- the LOC114498976 gene encoding mas-related G-protein coupled receptor member X2-like, with the protein MYEVLKSCLCSSGASGGFLTSETSITAWGTTLGPMNESDHALTELDSKDLIWYVPIFITALVGLAGNATVLWLLGFRMRRNAFSVYIFNLAGADFILLLCSILHALETLIKFFYSISKSFPDFFVTASIFSYITGLSFLSAISTERCLSILWPIWYRCRRPRHMSAVMCALLWALSLLLSILEGSYCGFLNRNLHHFWCQTFDCIIVTWLILLFVILCGSSLALLTKLLCGSSRVHLTRLFVTVGLTVLVFLCCGLPFGIHWFLLVWLQEDIDALFHVYLIVFLLSCVNSCANPVIYFFVGSFRQQWWKGQTLRLVLQRALQDTPEVDEHGGSLPQEPLDMSGSSLVS; encoded by the coding sequence ATGTACGAGGTGCTCAAGTCTTGTTTGTGTTCCAGCGGTGCCAGTGGAGGGTTTCTGACCTCAGAAACATCCATCACAGCCTGGGGGACCACACTGGGGCCCATGAATGAAAGTGACCACGCCTTAACTGAACTTGATTCAAAAGATCTGATTTGGTATGTGCCGATCTTCATCACTGCCCTGGTTGGCCTGGCAGGAAACGCCACTGTGCTCTGGCTCCTGGGTTTCCGCATGAGGAGGAACGCCTTCTCCGTCTACATCTTCAACCTCGCAGGAGCTGACTTCATCTTACTCTTATGCTCTATTTTGCATGCCCTGGAGACACTCATCAAGTTCTTCTATTCCATCTCCAAGTCCTTCCCGGACTTTTTCGTCACTGCATCGATCTTTTCCTACATCACAGGCCTGAGTTTTCTCAGTGCCATCAGCACGGAGCGCTGCCTGTCCATCCTGTGGCCCATCTGGTACCGCTGCCGCCGCCCCAGACACATGTCAGCTGTCATGTgtgccctgctctgggccctgtCCCTGCTGCTGAGCATCCTGGAAGGGAGCTACTGTGGCTTCCTGAATAGGAATTTACATCACTTTTGGTGTCAGACATTTGATTGCATCATTGTCACCTGGCTGATTTTGCTGTTTGTGATTCTCTGTGGGTCCAGCCTGGCCCTGCTGACCAAGCTGCTGTGTGGCTCTTCACGAGTGCACCTGACCAGGCTCTTCGTGACTGTTGGGCTCACAGTGCTGGTCTTCCTCTGCTGCGGCCTGCCCTTTGGCATCCACTGGTTCCTCTTAGTCTGGTTGCAAGAGGATATTGATGCCTTATTTCATGTTTACCTGattgtctttcttttgtcctGTGTCAACAGTTGTGCCAACCCCgtcatttacttttttgttggCTCCTTTAGGCAGCAATGGTGGAAGGGACAGACCCTGAGGCTGGTTCTCCAGAGGGCTCTGCAGGACACCCCTGAGGTGGATGAACATGGAGGAAGCCTCCCTCAGGAACCCTTGGACATGTCGGGGAGCAGTCTGGTGTCCTGA